Proteins co-encoded in one Centroberyx gerrardi isolate f3 chromosome 18, fCenGer3.hap1.cur.20231027, whole genome shotgun sequence genomic window:
- the snx9b gene encoding sorting nexin-9b isoform X1 gives MANKAQVLYDFTAEPGNNELTVKEGETVTITNQHIGGGWIEAQNSRGEVGLVPEDYIELGKQFPSFPGPAATTAAPSVGSAGNAAPPDLSFFDAFAPTSAPAPNQVDAGDLSPQPDTPDTPVPPSLPSPDEASNGNDPWSVWNTDATGGSSNNWASKPEGTQTGKSPSADPWSSVAQSHPQAYQGPGAEDDEWDDEWDDVKSSGGYAESESGESGAMQRGGAHGSSMKISLNNRFPGFSKSGPELYLLCKQLVKGKDKLPIYMGEVGPVWSYPDVQLDCVVADPKKGSKMYGLKSYIEYQVTPNTTNRPVNHRYKHFDWLYERLLDKFGSAIPIPSLPDKQVTGRFEEEFIKMRMERLQGWMTRMCRHPVVSNSEVFQLFLTYKDEKDWKTGKRKAEKDEAVGVMIFSSIEPEAADLDPIEVEQKCDQFSRFTKAMDDGVKEILTVGQEHWKRCTGPLPKEYQRIGKAFQNLSSVFNSSGYQGESTLTDAMTAAGKTYEEIALMVAEQPRKDLHFLMETNNEYKGLLGCFPDTIGVHKAGIEKVKEGDKLVATSKITPQEKVTMAKRVSTMSYALQAEMNHFHSNRIYDYNRVMQLYLEEQVKFYETIAAKLRQAHGQFTTM, from the exons ATGGCAAACAAG GCGCAGGTTTTGTACGACTTCACTGCTGAGCCTGGAAACAACGAGTTGACGGTGAAAGAAGGCGAGACAGTCACTATCACCAATCAG CATATTGGAGGCGGCTGGATCGAAGCACAGAATTCCAGAGGGGAAGTTGGACTGGTGCCAGAAGACTACATCGAG CTCGGTAAGCAGTTTCCGTCATTCCCAGGACCGGCagccacaacagctgctccgaGTGTAGGAAGTGCAGGAAATGCAGCACCTCCAGACCTGTCCTTCTTTGACGCCTTCGCCCCCACATCAGCACCTGCACCAAACCAG GTGGATGCTGGGGACTTGAGTCCCCAGCCGGACACCCCCGACACCCCggttcccccctccctcccgtcCCCCGATGAG gcTAGTAACGGTAATGATCCGTGGTCGGTGTGGAACACGGACGCCACGGGGGGCTCCTCCAACAACTGGGCGTCCAAGCCAGAGGGCACCCAGACTGGGAAGAGCCCTTCCGCCGACCCCTGGAGCTCTGTAGCACAGAGCCACCCTCAGGCTTACCAGGGCCCAG GAGCAGAGGATGACGAGTGGGATGATGAGTGGGATGATGTCAAGTCCTCCGGAGGTTACGCCGAGTCAGAATCTGGGGAGAGCGGAGCCATGCAGAGAGGCGGAGCTCACGGGTCTTCCATGAAAATCTCCCTCAACAA CAGGTTCCCTGGTTTCTCCAAGTCCGGTCCAGAGCTCTACCTCCTATGCAAGCAGCTTGTTAAGGGCAAAGACAAGCTACCCATCTAT ATGGGGGAAGTTGGTCCGGTGTGGTCCTACCCAGATGTCCAGCTAGACTGCGTGGTGGCCGACCCCAAGAAAGGCTCCAAGATGTACGGCCTGAAGAGCTACATCGAGTACCAAGTCACACCCAAT ACCACAAACAGACCAGTCAATCACAGATACAAGCACTTTGATTGGTTGTACGAGCGGCTCCTGGACAAATTTGGGTCGGCCATCCCCATCCCCTCTTTACCAGATAAGCAGGTGACAG GGCGTTTCGAGGAAGAGTTTATTAAGATGCGTATGGAGCGGTTGCAGGGCTGGATGACCAGGATGTGCAGGCACCCGGTCGTCTCCAACAGTGAAGTTTTCCAGCTCTTCCTCACCTACAAGGATGAGAAG GACTGGAAGACGGggaagagaaaagcagagaaggACGAGGCAGTGGGAGTGATGATCTTCTCCTCTATAGAGCCTGAAGCTGCAGACCTGGACCCCATAGAAGT ggaaCAGAAATGTGATCAGTTCAGTAGGTTTACCAAAGCCATGGATGATGGGGTGAAGGAAATCCTCACAGTGGGCCAGGAGCACTGGAAGAGATGTACAGGCC CTTTGCCAAAAGAGTACCAGAGAATCGGCAAAGCCTTCCAaaacctctcctctgtcttcaacAGCAGCGGATACCAAG GAGAGTCCACCCTGACTGATGCCatgacagcagcaggaaagaCATATGAGGAGATAGCTCTGATGGTGGCAGAGCAG CCTAGGAAAGACCTCCACTTCCTCATGGAGACCAACAATGAATATAAGGGTCTTCTTGGATGCTTCCCCGACACCATCGGAGTCCATAAG GCAGGCATAGAGAAGGTGAAGGAGGGCGACAAGCTGGTGGCCACCAGTAAAATCACCCCTCAGGAAAAAGTCACCATGGCTAAACGAGTCAGCACCATGTCATATGCACTACAAG CTGAGATGAACCACTTCCATAGCAACCGTATCTATGACTACAACAGGGTCATGCAGCTGTACCTGGAGGAGCAAGTCAAGTTTTATGAAACG ATTGCTGCGAAGCTGAGACAAGCACACGGTCAGTTCACCACCATGTAA
- the snx9b gene encoding sorting nexin-9b isoform X2, translating to MANKAQVLYDFTAEPGNNELTVKEGETVTITNQHIGGGWIEAQNSRGEVGLVPEDYIELGKQFPSFPGPAATTAAPSVGSAGNAAPPDLSFFDAFAPTSAPAPNQVDAGDLSPQPDTPDTPVPPSLPSPDEASNGNDPWSVWNTDATGGSSNNWASKPEGTQTGKSPSADPWSSVAQSHPQAYQGPGAEDDEWDDEWDDVKSSGGYAESESGESGAMQRGGAHGSSMKISLNKFPGFSKSGPELYLLCKQLVKGKDKLPIYMGEVGPVWSYPDVQLDCVVADPKKGSKMYGLKSYIEYQVTPNTTNRPVNHRYKHFDWLYERLLDKFGSAIPIPSLPDKQVTGRFEEEFIKMRMERLQGWMTRMCRHPVVSNSEVFQLFLTYKDEKDWKTGKRKAEKDEAVGVMIFSSIEPEAADLDPIEVEQKCDQFSRFTKAMDDGVKEILTVGQEHWKRCTGPLPKEYQRIGKAFQNLSSVFNSSGYQGESTLTDAMTAAGKTYEEIALMVAEQPRKDLHFLMETNNEYKGLLGCFPDTIGVHKAGIEKVKEGDKLVATSKITPQEKVTMAKRVSTMSYALQAEMNHFHSNRIYDYNRVMQLYLEEQVKFYETIAAKLRQAHGQFTTM from the exons ATGGCAAACAAG GCGCAGGTTTTGTACGACTTCACTGCTGAGCCTGGAAACAACGAGTTGACGGTGAAAGAAGGCGAGACAGTCACTATCACCAATCAG CATATTGGAGGCGGCTGGATCGAAGCACAGAATTCCAGAGGGGAAGTTGGACTGGTGCCAGAAGACTACATCGAG CTCGGTAAGCAGTTTCCGTCATTCCCAGGACCGGCagccacaacagctgctccgaGTGTAGGAAGTGCAGGAAATGCAGCACCTCCAGACCTGTCCTTCTTTGACGCCTTCGCCCCCACATCAGCACCTGCACCAAACCAG GTGGATGCTGGGGACTTGAGTCCCCAGCCGGACACCCCCGACACCCCggttcccccctccctcccgtcCCCCGATGAG gcTAGTAACGGTAATGATCCGTGGTCGGTGTGGAACACGGACGCCACGGGGGGCTCCTCCAACAACTGGGCGTCCAAGCCAGAGGGCACCCAGACTGGGAAGAGCCCTTCCGCCGACCCCTGGAGCTCTGTAGCACAGAGCCACCCTCAGGCTTACCAGGGCCCAG GAGCAGAGGATGACGAGTGGGATGATGAGTGGGATGATGTCAAGTCCTCCGGAGGTTACGCCGAGTCAGAATCTGGGGAGAGCGGAGCCATGCAGAGAGGCGGAGCTCACGGGTCTTCCATGAAAATCTCCCTCAACAA GTTCCCTGGTTTCTCCAAGTCCGGTCCAGAGCTCTACCTCCTATGCAAGCAGCTTGTTAAGGGCAAAGACAAGCTACCCATCTAT ATGGGGGAAGTTGGTCCGGTGTGGTCCTACCCAGATGTCCAGCTAGACTGCGTGGTGGCCGACCCCAAGAAAGGCTCCAAGATGTACGGCCTGAAGAGCTACATCGAGTACCAAGTCACACCCAAT ACCACAAACAGACCAGTCAATCACAGATACAAGCACTTTGATTGGTTGTACGAGCGGCTCCTGGACAAATTTGGGTCGGCCATCCCCATCCCCTCTTTACCAGATAAGCAGGTGACAG GGCGTTTCGAGGAAGAGTTTATTAAGATGCGTATGGAGCGGTTGCAGGGCTGGATGACCAGGATGTGCAGGCACCCGGTCGTCTCCAACAGTGAAGTTTTCCAGCTCTTCCTCACCTACAAGGATGAGAAG GACTGGAAGACGGggaagagaaaagcagagaaggACGAGGCAGTGGGAGTGATGATCTTCTCCTCTATAGAGCCTGAAGCTGCAGACCTGGACCCCATAGAAGT ggaaCAGAAATGTGATCAGTTCAGTAGGTTTACCAAAGCCATGGATGATGGGGTGAAGGAAATCCTCACAGTGGGCCAGGAGCACTGGAAGAGATGTACAGGCC CTTTGCCAAAAGAGTACCAGAGAATCGGCAAAGCCTTCCAaaacctctcctctgtcttcaacAGCAGCGGATACCAAG GAGAGTCCACCCTGACTGATGCCatgacagcagcaggaaagaCATATGAGGAGATAGCTCTGATGGTGGCAGAGCAG CCTAGGAAAGACCTCCACTTCCTCATGGAGACCAACAATGAATATAAGGGTCTTCTTGGATGCTTCCCCGACACCATCGGAGTCCATAAG GCAGGCATAGAGAAGGTGAAGGAGGGCGACAAGCTGGTGGCCACCAGTAAAATCACCCCTCAGGAAAAAGTCACCATGGCTAAACGAGTCAGCACCATGTCATATGCACTACAAG CTGAGATGAACCACTTCCATAGCAACCGTATCTATGACTACAACAGGGTCATGCAGCTGTACCTGGAGGAGCAAGTCAAGTTTTATGAAACG ATTGCTGCGAAGCTGAGACAAGCACACGGTCAGTTCACCACCATGTAA
- the snx9b gene encoding sorting nexin-9b isoform X3, translated as MANKAQVLYDFTAEPGNNELTVKEGETVTITNQHIGGGWIEAQNSRGEVGLVPEDYIELGKQFPSFPGPAATTAAPSVGSAGNAAPPDLSFFDAFAPTSAPAPNQASNGNDPWSVWNTDATGGSSNNWASKPEGTQTGKSPSADPWSSVAQSHPQAYQGPGAEDDEWDDEWDDVKSSGGYAESESGESGAMQRGGAHGSSMKISLNNRFPGFSKSGPELYLLCKQLVKGKDKLPIYMGEVGPVWSYPDVQLDCVVADPKKGSKMYGLKSYIEYQVTPNTTNRPVNHRYKHFDWLYERLLDKFGSAIPIPSLPDKQVTGRFEEEFIKMRMERLQGWMTRMCRHPVVSNSEVFQLFLTYKDEKDWKTGKRKAEKDEAVGVMIFSSIEPEAADLDPIEVEQKCDQFSRFTKAMDDGVKEILTVGQEHWKRCTGPLPKEYQRIGKAFQNLSSVFNSSGYQGESTLTDAMTAAGKTYEEIALMVAEQPRKDLHFLMETNNEYKGLLGCFPDTIGVHKAGIEKVKEGDKLVATSKITPQEKVTMAKRVSTMSYALQAEMNHFHSNRIYDYNRVMQLYLEEQVKFYETIAAKLRQAHGQFTTM; from the exons ATGGCAAACAAG GCGCAGGTTTTGTACGACTTCACTGCTGAGCCTGGAAACAACGAGTTGACGGTGAAAGAAGGCGAGACAGTCACTATCACCAATCAG CATATTGGAGGCGGCTGGATCGAAGCACAGAATTCCAGAGGGGAAGTTGGACTGGTGCCAGAAGACTACATCGAG CTCGGTAAGCAGTTTCCGTCATTCCCAGGACCGGCagccacaacagctgctccgaGTGTAGGAAGTGCAGGAAATGCAGCACCTCCAGACCTGTCCTTCTTTGACGCCTTCGCCCCCACATCAGCACCTGCACCAAACCAG gcTAGTAACGGTAATGATCCGTGGTCGGTGTGGAACACGGACGCCACGGGGGGCTCCTCCAACAACTGGGCGTCCAAGCCAGAGGGCACCCAGACTGGGAAGAGCCCTTCCGCCGACCCCTGGAGCTCTGTAGCACAGAGCCACCCTCAGGCTTACCAGGGCCCAG GAGCAGAGGATGACGAGTGGGATGATGAGTGGGATGATGTCAAGTCCTCCGGAGGTTACGCCGAGTCAGAATCTGGGGAGAGCGGAGCCATGCAGAGAGGCGGAGCTCACGGGTCTTCCATGAAAATCTCCCTCAACAA CAGGTTCCCTGGTTTCTCCAAGTCCGGTCCAGAGCTCTACCTCCTATGCAAGCAGCTTGTTAAGGGCAAAGACAAGCTACCCATCTAT ATGGGGGAAGTTGGTCCGGTGTGGTCCTACCCAGATGTCCAGCTAGACTGCGTGGTGGCCGACCCCAAGAAAGGCTCCAAGATGTACGGCCTGAAGAGCTACATCGAGTACCAAGTCACACCCAAT ACCACAAACAGACCAGTCAATCACAGATACAAGCACTTTGATTGGTTGTACGAGCGGCTCCTGGACAAATTTGGGTCGGCCATCCCCATCCCCTCTTTACCAGATAAGCAGGTGACAG GGCGTTTCGAGGAAGAGTTTATTAAGATGCGTATGGAGCGGTTGCAGGGCTGGATGACCAGGATGTGCAGGCACCCGGTCGTCTCCAACAGTGAAGTTTTCCAGCTCTTCCTCACCTACAAGGATGAGAAG GACTGGAAGACGGggaagagaaaagcagagaaggACGAGGCAGTGGGAGTGATGATCTTCTCCTCTATAGAGCCTGAAGCTGCAGACCTGGACCCCATAGAAGT ggaaCAGAAATGTGATCAGTTCAGTAGGTTTACCAAAGCCATGGATGATGGGGTGAAGGAAATCCTCACAGTGGGCCAGGAGCACTGGAAGAGATGTACAGGCC CTTTGCCAAAAGAGTACCAGAGAATCGGCAAAGCCTTCCAaaacctctcctctgtcttcaacAGCAGCGGATACCAAG GAGAGTCCACCCTGACTGATGCCatgacagcagcaggaaagaCATATGAGGAGATAGCTCTGATGGTGGCAGAGCAG CCTAGGAAAGACCTCCACTTCCTCATGGAGACCAACAATGAATATAAGGGTCTTCTTGGATGCTTCCCCGACACCATCGGAGTCCATAAG GCAGGCATAGAGAAGGTGAAGGAGGGCGACAAGCTGGTGGCCACCAGTAAAATCACCCCTCAGGAAAAAGTCACCATGGCTAAACGAGTCAGCACCATGTCATATGCACTACAAG CTGAGATGAACCACTTCCATAGCAACCGTATCTATGACTACAACAGGGTCATGCAGCTGTACCTGGAGGAGCAAGTCAAGTTTTATGAAACG ATTGCTGCGAAGCTGAGACAAGCACACGGTCAGTTCACCACCATGTAA
- the snx9b gene encoding sorting nexin-9b isoform X4: protein MANKAQVLYDFTAEPGNNELTVKEGETVTITNQHIGGGWIEAQNSRGEVGLVPEDYIELGKQFPSFPGPAATTAAPSVGSAGNAAPPDLSFFDAFAPTSAPAPNQASNGNDPWSVWNTDATGGSSNNWASKPEGTQTGKSPSADPWSSVAQSHPQAYQGPGAEDDEWDDEWDDVKSSGGYAESESGESGAMQRGGAHGSSMKISLNKFPGFSKSGPELYLLCKQLVKGKDKLPIYMGEVGPVWSYPDVQLDCVVADPKKGSKMYGLKSYIEYQVTPNTTNRPVNHRYKHFDWLYERLLDKFGSAIPIPSLPDKQVTGRFEEEFIKMRMERLQGWMTRMCRHPVVSNSEVFQLFLTYKDEKDWKTGKRKAEKDEAVGVMIFSSIEPEAADLDPIEVEQKCDQFSRFTKAMDDGVKEILTVGQEHWKRCTGPLPKEYQRIGKAFQNLSSVFNSSGYQGESTLTDAMTAAGKTYEEIALMVAEQPRKDLHFLMETNNEYKGLLGCFPDTIGVHKAGIEKVKEGDKLVATSKITPQEKVTMAKRVSTMSYALQAEMNHFHSNRIYDYNRVMQLYLEEQVKFYETIAAKLRQAHGQFTTM from the exons ATGGCAAACAAG GCGCAGGTTTTGTACGACTTCACTGCTGAGCCTGGAAACAACGAGTTGACGGTGAAAGAAGGCGAGACAGTCACTATCACCAATCAG CATATTGGAGGCGGCTGGATCGAAGCACAGAATTCCAGAGGGGAAGTTGGACTGGTGCCAGAAGACTACATCGAG CTCGGTAAGCAGTTTCCGTCATTCCCAGGACCGGCagccacaacagctgctccgaGTGTAGGAAGTGCAGGAAATGCAGCACCTCCAGACCTGTCCTTCTTTGACGCCTTCGCCCCCACATCAGCACCTGCACCAAACCAG gcTAGTAACGGTAATGATCCGTGGTCGGTGTGGAACACGGACGCCACGGGGGGCTCCTCCAACAACTGGGCGTCCAAGCCAGAGGGCACCCAGACTGGGAAGAGCCCTTCCGCCGACCCCTGGAGCTCTGTAGCACAGAGCCACCCTCAGGCTTACCAGGGCCCAG GAGCAGAGGATGACGAGTGGGATGATGAGTGGGATGATGTCAAGTCCTCCGGAGGTTACGCCGAGTCAGAATCTGGGGAGAGCGGAGCCATGCAGAGAGGCGGAGCTCACGGGTCTTCCATGAAAATCTCCCTCAACAA GTTCCCTGGTTTCTCCAAGTCCGGTCCAGAGCTCTACCTCCTATGCAAGCAGCTTGTTAAGGGCAAAGACAAGCTACCCATCTAT ATGGGGGAAGTTGGTCCGGTGTGGTCCTACCCAGATGTCCAGCTAGACTGCGTGGTGGCCGACCCCAAGAAAGGCTCCAAGATGTACGGCCTGAAGAGCTACATCGAGTACCAAGTCACACCCAAT ACCACAAACAGACCAGTCAATCACAGATACAAGCACTTTGATTGGTTGTACGAGCGGCTCCTGGACAAATTTGGGTCGGCCATCCCCATCCCCTCTTTACCAGATAAGCAGGTGACAG GGCGTTTCGAGGAAGAGTTTATTAAGATGCGTATGGAGCGGTTGCAGGGCTGGATGACCAGGATGTGCAGGCACCCGGTCGTCTCCAACAGTGAAGTTTTCCAGCTCTTCCTCACCTACAAGGATGAGAAG GACTGGAAGACGGggaagagaaaagcagagaaggACGAGGCAGTGGGAGTGATGATCTTCTCCTCTATAGAGCCTGAAGCTGCAGACCTGGACCCCATAGAAGT ggaaCAGAAATGTGATCAGTTCAGTAGGTTTACCAAAGCCATGGATGATGGGGTGAAGGAAATCCTCACAGTGGGCCAGGAGCACTGGAAGAGATGTACAGGCC CTTTGCCAAAAGAGTACCAGAGAATCGGCAAAGCCTTCCAaaacctctcctctgtcttcaacAGCAGCGGATACCAAG GAGAGTCCACCCTGACTGATGCCatgacagcagcaggaaagaCATATGAGGAGATAGCTCTGATGGTGGCAGAGCAG CCTAGGAAAGACCTCCACTTCCTCATGGAGACCAACAATGAATATAAGGGTCTTCTTGGATGCTTCCCCGACACCATCGGAGTCCATAAG GCAGGCATAGAGAAGGTGAAGGAGGGCGACAAGCTGGTGGCCACCAGTAAAATCACCCCTCAGGAAAAAGTCACCATGGCTAAACGAGTCAGCACCATGTCATATGCACTACAAG CTGAGATGAACCACTTCCATAGCAACCGTATCTATGACTACAACAGGGTCATGCAGCTGTACCTGGAGGAGCAAGTCAAGTTTTATGAAACG ATTGCTGCGAAGCTGAGACAAGCACACGGTCAGTTCACCACCATGTAA
- the LOC139920583 gene encoding ryncolin-1, protein MWSAVCIFFILVPEAKADNLDSTTQRNGGGSQCGEYTNQVMEDGMCRLVATLPQLDEQRCPDMFRCTDEVSYWLHENEERKQQIVALKETISELQEELRNHRHRIKVLELQNEEKNHLNTSMQQRFQEMEVHYAEATTLLHLQGTLILDLQNQLHNLTVLVERVKRSPGCLINIVRPNSLMSAQEALHPEIQHVRNCPIDCASIYYNGVKRSGLYTVVPSIVGMPVEVYCDMDTDGGGWTVIQRRVDGSVSFDRSWRDYREGFGDLHSEFWLGNDHIHDLSSQGDYSLRIDLQDWGNKHKHALYQSFSVEDEDHQYRLHVSGFSGTVQDSFSWYHDKQSFSTPDGGNICAEISHGGWWYNQCFYANLNGVYYRGGRYSPKGRGPLGPDGVVWYSWRDSDYYSLRKVSMMIRPRTFRTRLSP, encoded by the exons ATGTGGTCTGCTGTCTGCATCTTCTTCATCTTGGTGCCGGAGGCCAAAGCAGACAACCTGGACTCGACCACTCAGCGCAACGGCGGGGGTTCCCAGTGTGGGGAGTACACTAACCAG GTGATGGAGGATGGGATGTGTCGGCTGGTGGCCACGCTGCCTCAGCTGGACGAGCAGCGATGCCCGGATATGTTCCGCTGCACCGACGAGGTTTCCTACTGGCTGCACGAGAACgaggagaggaaacagcagATCGTGGCACTGAAGGAGACCATCTCTGAGCTGCAAGAGGAGCTTAGGAACCACCGGCACCGCATCAAGGTTCTAGAGCTGCAG aaTGAAGAGAAGAACCATTTGAACACGTCCATGCAGCAGCGTTTTCAAGAGATGGAGGTGCACTATGCTGAAGCCACCACCCTATTGCACTTACAGGGCACGCTCATCCTAGACCTACAG AACCAGCTCCATAACCTGACAGTCttggtggagagagtgaaaaggaGTCCTGGTTGCTTGATCAACATAGTCCGCCCCAACTCTCTGATGAGTGCTCAGGAGGCCCTGCATCCAG AGATTCAGCATGTGAGGAACTGTCCCATAGACTGTGCCTCTATCTACTACAATGGAGTGAAGAGATCAGGTCTCTACACAGTAGTGCCGTCAATAGTTGGCATGCCTGTGGAGGTCTACTGTGATATGGACACTGATG GTGGCGGCTGGACGGTGATCCAGCGGCGGGTCGACGGCTCGGTGAGCTTCGACCGGAGCTGGAGGGACTACAGGGAGGGTTTTGGTGACCTGCACTCAGAGTTCTGGCTGGGCAACGACCACATCCACGACCTGAGCAGCCAAGGAGACTATAGCCTCCGCATTGACCTGCAGGACTGGGGCAACAAGCACAAACATGCCCTCTACCAGAGCTTCAG tgtggaAGATGAGGACCACCAGTACCGTCTGCATGTGTCAGGCTTCAGCGGCACGGTGCAGGACTCGTTCAGCTGGTACCACGATAAGCAGAGTTTCAGCACGCCCGACGGCGGCAACATCTGTGCTGAGATCTCCCACGGCGGCTGGTGGTACAACCAGTGCTTCTACGCCAACCTTAACGGAGTCTACTACAGG GGAGGGCGCTACAGCCCCAAAGGACGGGGCCCCCTCGGCCCTGATGGGGTCGTCTGGTACTCCTGGAGAGACTCCGACTATTACTCCCTCCGCAAAGTCAGCATGATGATCCGCCCGCGCACCTTCCGAACTCGTCTGTCACCCTGA